One Desulfobacteraceae bacterium genomic region harbors:
- a CDS encoding succinate dehydrogenase cytochrome b subunit, translating into MNWLINTLGSSIGKKLLMALTGLGFISFLVGHLAGNLTIYGGKDAFNSYAAHLHALGPLVTAAELGLLLFAVIHIATGAVLFYENLKARPERYKVNKCGGGRTIGSATMPYTGFLVLLFVIFHLLNFHFVDKTDTTIFQIVSDAFKSPVYVLIYVVAMVIVALHVSHGLWSAFQSLGANHPKYMPAIMTVSIAISVIFGIGFGFLPVYISLFS; encoded by the coding sequence ATGAACTGGTTGATCAACACGCTTGGATCATCCATCGGGAAAAAATTGTTGATGGCCCTCACCGGATTGGGCTTCATCAGCTTCCTGGTGGGACACCTGGCCGGCAATCTCACGATCTACGGCGGAAAGGACGCCTTCAACAGCTATGCCGCCCACCTCCATGCCCTGGGGCCGCTCGTGACCGCCGCCGAACTGGGACTGCTGCTCTTTGCGGTGATCCACATCGCCACCGGGGCGGTTCTCTTCTATGAGAACCTCAAGGCGCGTCCCGAGCGCTACAAGGTCAACAAATGCGGCGGCGGGCGCACCATCGGCTCGGCCACCATGCCGTATACCGGCTTTCTGGTGCTGCTATTCGTGATCTTTCACCTGCTCAACTTCCATTTCGTGGATAAAACCGACACCACCATCTTCCAAATTGTCTCCGACGCGTTTAAAAGCCCGGTTTATGTCTTAATTTACGTCGTGGCCATGGTGATCGTGGCGCTGCATGTCAGCCACGGGTTATGGAGCGCCTTTCAGAGCCTGGGCGCCAACCACCCCAAATACATGCCCGCAATCATGACGGTCAGCATTGCGATCAGCGTAATTTTCGGGATCGGCTTCGGATTTCTGCCCGTCTATATTTCGCTTTTCTCATAG
- a CDS encoding fumarate reductase/succinate dehydrogenase flavoprotein subunit, with protein sequence MQLDAKIPDGPLAQKWDRHRFELKLVNPANKRKFDIIVVGTGLAGGSASATLAELGYNVKTFCFQDSPRRAHSIAAQGGINAAKNYPNDGDSIWRLFYDTIKGGDFRAREANVYRLAQVSNNIIDHCVAQGIPFAREYGGLLANRSFGGAQVSRTFYARGQTGQQLLLGAYSSLARQVAAGKVTMFPRREMLDVVIVDGQARGIVVRNLISGEIETHAANAVVLATGGYGNVFFLSTNAMGSNVTAAYRAYKKGAFFANPCFTQIHPTCIPVHGTYQSKLTLMSESLRNDGRVWVPKKAGDTRRPADIPEDERDYFLERKYPSFGNLVPRDVASRNAKEQCDSGKGVGETRLAVYLDFADAIKRDGRNVIEKKYGNLFQMYEKITADNPYETPMMIYPAVHYTMGGLWVDYNLMSTVPGLFVLGEANFSDHGANRLGASALMQGLADGYFVIPYTIGGYLAGTPQREVTTADPAFKTATQAVNARISKLLSINGRRTVDDFHRELGNIMWDYCGMARTNAGLEVARGMIQKLRAEFWENVKVPGENGEFNQSLERAGRVADFLEFGELMLIDARARQESCGGHFNEAFQTPENEALRDDENFCHVAAWEFRGEGQEPEFHKEPLEFENVHLSQRSYK encoded by the coding sequence ATGCAGCTTGACGCTAAAATTCCGGATGGCCCCCTGGCGCAGAAGTGGGACCGACACCGTTTTGAACTCAAACTGGTCAACCCCGCCAACAAACGCAAATTCGACATCATCGTCGTCGGCACGGGGCTTGCCGGTGGGTCGGCATCCGCCACCCTGGCGGAGTTGGGCTACAACGTCAAAACCTTCTGTTTTCAGGACAGCCCGCGCCGGGCCCACAGCATCGCCGCCCAGGGCGGGATCAACGCCGCCAAAAACTACCCCAACGACGGCGACAGCATCTGGCGGCTTTTCTACGACACCATCAAGGGCGGCGACTTCCGCGCCCGCGAGGCCAACGTCTACCGCCTGGCCCAGGTCAGCAACAACATCATCGACCACTGCGTGGCCCAGGGGATCCCTTTCGCCCGGGAATACGGCGGGCTCCTGGCCAACCGCAGCTTCGGCGGGGCCCAGGTCTCACGCACCTTCTACGCCCGCGGCCAGACGGGGCAGCAGCTGCTGCTGGGCGCCTACAGCTCGCTGGCGCGCCAGGTCGCGGCCGGCAAGGTGACGATGTTCCCCCGGCGGGAAATGCTGGATGTGGTCATCGTCGACGGTCAGGCACGCGGCATCGTGGTGCGCAACCTGATCAGCGGCGAAATTGAAACCCACGCCGCGAATGCCGTCGTCCTGGCCACCGGCGGCTACGGCAACGTTTTTTTCCTTTCCACCAACGCCATGGGCTCCAATGTCACCGCGGCCTACCGGGCCTACAAGAAGGGGGCCTTCTTCGCCAACCCCTGCTTCACCCAGATCCACCCCACCTGCATCCCGGTCCACGGCACCTACCAGTCCAAACTGACCCTGATGAGCGAAAGCCTGCGCAACGACGGGCGGGTCTGGGTGCCCAAAAAGGCCGGCGACACCCGGCGTCCCGCGGATATCCCCGAAGACGAGCGCGACTACTTCCTGGAGCGCAAGTACCCCAGCTTCGGTAACCTCGTCCCCCGGGACGTGGCCTCGCGCAATGCCAAGGAGCAGTGCGACAGCGGCAAGGGCGTGGGGGAAACCCGCCTGGCGGTCTATCTGGATTTCGCCGATGCCATCAAGCGCGACGGCAGGAACGTGATCGAGAAGAAATACGGCAATCTCTTTCAGATGTACGAAAAGATCACCGCCGACAACCCCTACGAAACCCCCATGATGATCTACCCGGCGGTGCATTACACCATGGGCGGCCTGTGGGTCGACTACAACCTGATGAGCACCGTTCCGGGCTTGTTCGTGCTGGGCGAGGCCAATTTTTCGGACCACGGCGCCAACCGCCTCGGCGCCAGCGCCCTGATGCAGGGCCTGGCCGACGGCTATTTCGTCATTCCATACACCATCGGCGGGTATCTGGCCGGCACCCCGCAGCGGGAAGTGACCACCGCCGATCCGGCTTTCAAGACGGCCACCCAGGCGGTGAACGCCCGCATTTCCAAGCTCCTGTCCATCAACGGCCGCCGCACGGTGGATGATTTCCATCGCGAACTCGGCAACATCATGTGGGACTACTGCGGCATGGCGCGCACCAACGCCGGGCTGGAGGTCGCCCGCGGCATGATCCAGAAGCTGCGCGCCGAATTCTGGGAAAACGTCAAGGTCCCCGGCGAAAACGGCGAGTTCAACCAGAGCCTCGAGCGCGCCGGACGGGTGGCGGACTTTCTGGAATTCGGTGAGCTGATGCTCATCGATGCCCGGGCGCGCCAGGAATCCTGCGGCGGCCACTTCAACGAAGCCTTTCAGACCCCGGAAAACGAAGCCCTGCGCGACGACGAGAACTTCTGCCACGTCGCCGCCTGGGAATTCAGGGGCGAAGGCCAGGAACCGGAATTTCATAAGGAGCCGCTGGAGTTTGAAAACGTCCATCTTTCGCAAAGGAGCTACAAGTGA
- a CDS encoding succinate dehydrogenase/fumarate reductase iron-sulfur subunit — protein MTKTINLTLKVWRQKGPHVKGKLETYHANNISTDMSFLEMIDVVNEQLTLDGKDPIAFDHDCREGICGSCGAVINGRPHGPEKGTTLCQLHMRHFSDGDTVVVEPWRSRAFPIIRDLAVDRGALDKIIQAGGYISVNVGGAQDANAIPIPQEVADKAMDAAACIGCGACVAACPNASAMLFVGAKVSQLALLPQGKPEAARRAIAMLCTADKAGFGNCSNERECEAECPKEISITNIARLNREFFKASFGSAVQ, from the coding sequence GTGACCAAGACCATCAATCTGACCCTCAAGGTCTGGCGTCAGAAGGGACCCCATGTCAAAGGCAAACTCGAGACCTATCACGCCAACAACATCTCCACCGACATGTCCTTTCTGGAGATGATTGACGTTGTCAACGAGCAGCTCACCCTGGACGGCAAAGACCCGATCGCCTTCGACCACGACTGCCGCGAGGGCATCTGCGGCAGTTGCGGGGCGGTGATCAACGGCCGCCCGCACGGGCCCGAAAAAGGCACCACCCTGTGCCAGCTCCACATGCGCCACTTTTCAGACGGCGACACGGTGGTGGTGGAGCCCTGGCGCTCGCGGGCGTTTCCCATCATTCGCGACCTGGCCGTGGACCGCGGGGCGCTGGACAAGATCATCCAGGCCGGCGGATACATTTCGGTCAATGTCGGCGGCGCCCAGGATGCCAACGCCATTCCCATCCCCCAGGAGGTGGCCGACAAGGCCATGGACGCCGCGGCCTGCATCGGCTGCGGCGCCTGCGTGGCGGCGTGCCCCAACGCCTCGGCGATGCTTTTCGTGGGCGCCAAGGTGTCCCAGCTGGCCCTGCTGCCCCAGGGTAAACCCGAGGCTGCGCGGCGGGCCATCGCCATGCTCTGCACGGCGGACAAGGCCGGTTTCGGAAACTGTTCCAACGAACGCGAGTGCGAGGCGGAGTGCCCCAAGGAGATTTCGATCACCAACATCGCCCGTCTCAACCGCGAGTTCTTCAAGGCCAGCTTCGGCTCTGCGGTCCAGTGA